Proteins found in one Halogeometricum rufum genomic segment:
- a CDS encoding aldehyde ferredoxin oxidoreductase family protein, translated as MLHVSGPLLTVDVGARTTEETDVDDVLESFIGGRGVATRLAHDRIPFDADPLGPENSLFFSTGPMQTSNMSFTGRMNCTAVSPLTGGLFSSNAGGFMSRNFADAGYAAVEVTGESDELVVVHVTDEGVEFEAVPDLEEATVPEITEYVEETHGLSEEHVACIGPAGENLVRFASVMTTESRAFGRGGLGAVLGSKNVKAVTFEGDSRREAEIPPIQMDVHREAATSDHIMKQQGTTSVTSLANEVSALPTRYFSELQFEGVEGINGDRVGEKKYKRGTCSSCAFACKLPTKDEERGVETEGPEYETVMSFGSNCSVDDVVDVMKSNELCDRYGVDTISCGNAVAAYLAAEDEFGNVDLIHEMVEKIAYREGDGDVLAEGIARFHDELGVDNWTVKGLSFAAHDGRTLNGQGLSYAVANRGADHMFTTLYAWEYPLVDRESALDPTGLDGKAPHIVEQENARALEDCGIICRFSRSFMTPERYEGLFEADYDDLLAVGSRVVELERHFNNQRGFDRADDTLPYDLPDFEAALDDYYAQRDWNADGTVPDDHVNEPQSAD; from the coding sequence ATGCTACACGTCTCTGGACCGTTGTTGACGGTCGACGTTGGAGCGAGAACGACCGAAGAGACCGACGTCGACGACGTCCTCGAATCGTTCATCGGCGGGCGCGGCGTGGCGACCCGCCTCGCACACGACCGAATTCCGTTCGACGCCGACCCCCTCGGCCCGGAGAACAGCCTGTTCTTCTCGACCGGACCGATGCAGACGTCGAACATGAGCTTCACCGGACGGATGAACTGTACTGCGGTCTCACCGCTCACGGGTGGCCTCTTCTCGTCGAACGCTGGTGGGTTCATGTCGAGAAACTTCGCCGACGCGGGATACGCCGCCGTCGAAGTCACTGGCGAGAGCGACGAGTTGGTCGTCGTCCACGTCACCGACGAGGGTGTCGAGTTCGAGGCCGTCCCGGACCTCGAAGAGGCGACGGTGCCGGAGATCACCGAGTACGTCGAGGAGACGCACGGCCTCTCCGAAGAGCACGTCGCCTGTATCGGACCCGCCGGTGAGAATCTCGTACGGTTCGCGTCCGTCATGACGACCGAGAGCCGCGCATTCGGACGAGGTGGCCTCGGCGCAGTTCTCGGCTCGAAGAACGTGAAGGCGGTCACGTTCGAGGGAGACTCTCGGCGCGAGGCAGAGATACCGCCGATTCAGATGGACGTCCACCGCGAGGCGGCGACGAGCGACCACATCATGAAGCAACAGGGGACGACGAGCGTCACCAGCCTCGCCAACGAGGTGTCGGCGTTGCCGACTCGCTACTTCTCGGAGCTACAGTTCGAGGGCGTCGAGGGAATCAACGGCGACCGAGTGGGCGAGAAGAAGTACAAGCGCGGAACGTGCTCGTCGTGTGCGTTCGCCTGTAAGCTCCCCACCAAGGACGAAGAACGCGGCGTGGAGACGGAAGGCCCGGAGTACGAGACGGTGATGTCGTTCGGATCGAACTGCAGCGTCGACGACGTCGTCGACGTGATGAAGTCGAACGAACTCTGCGACCGCTACGGCGTGGATACCATCTCGTGCGGGAACGCCGTGGCCGCGTACTTGGCGGCCGAAGACGAGTTCGGCAACGTCGACTTGATCCACGAGATGGTCGAGAAGATAGCCTACCGCGAGGGAGACGGCGACGTCCTCGCGGAGGGTATCGCTCGTTTCCACGACGAACTGGGCGTCGATAACTGGACCGTCAAGGGACTCTCGTTCGCCGCGCACGACGGTCGGACCCTGAACGGACAGGGTCTGAGTTACGCCGTCGCGAACCGCGGGGCCGACCACATGTTCACGACGCTGTACGCGTGGGAGTATCCCCTCGTGGACCGCGAGAGCGCGTTGGACCCGACCGGTCTCGACGGCAAAGCACCGCATATCGTCGAACAGGAGAACGCACGCGCGCTGGAGGACTGCGGCATCATCTGTCGCTTCTCACGGAGCTTCATGACCCCCGAACGGTACGAAGGACTGTTCGAGGCGGACTACGACGATCTCCTCGCCGTCGGGTCGAGGGTCGTGGAGCTAGAGCGGCACTTCAACAACCAGCGAGGGTTCGACCGTGCCGACGACACCCTCCCGTACGACCTCCCGGACTTCGAAGCCGCCCTCGACGACTACTACGCACAGCGTGACTGGAACGCGGACGGGACGGTCCCCGACGACCACGTGAACGAGCCACAGTCGGCCGACTGA
- a CDS encoding SDR family NAD(P)-dependent oxidoreductase, translating into MTGRLDGKAAVVTGGSSGNGRAIARRFAEEGAAVTVADVRTDPRLGGEPTHEAIRDAGGDAQFVQTDVTSIEDLRAAVDATVDAYGSLDVMVNNAGVERQLPITEATADDFEWLMGINVRGVYFGCQAAVEVMRVQGSGSIINMSSIGGIRGLENSSLYCTSKGAVTNLTRQVAVETGPDGVRVNAVNPGIIETAMTKEDGDTAGGLVAQTPLGRAGQPEEVAEVVLFLASDESSYVTGHNLVVDGGVTA; encoded by the coding sequence ATGACAGGCAGACTCGACGGGAAAGCGGCGGTAGTGACAGGTGGGTCGTCGGGCAACGGTCGGGCGATCGCTCGGCGGTTCGCCGAAGAAGGAGCGGCGGTGACTGTTGCGGACGTCCGAACCGACCCACGACTCGGCGGGGAGCCGACGCACGAGGCGATTCGCGACGCGGGCGGCGACGCGCAGTTCGTCCAGACTGACGTCACGTCCATCGAGGACCTCCGTGCGGCGGTCGACGCCACCGTCGACGCGTACGGGTCGCTCGACGTGATGGTGAACAACGCCGGCGTCGAACGACAACTCCCCATCACCGAGGCGACGGCCGACGACTTCGAGTGGTTGATGGGTATCAACGTCCGGGGCGTCTACTTCGGCTGTCAGGCCGCCGTCGAGGTGATGCGAGTCCAGGGAAGCGGCTCGATAATCAACATGTCCTCTATCGGGGGAATCAGAGGGTTGGAGAACTCCTCGCTGTACTGCACCTCGAAGGGGGCCGTCACGAACCTGACTCGTCAGGTAGCGGTCGAAACGGGGCCGGACGGCGTCCGCGTGAACGCAGTTAACCCCGGCATCATCGAGACGGCGATGACGAAGGAGGACGGCGACACGGCGGGTGGACTAGTGGCACAGACTCCGCTCGGGCGGGCAGGACAACCAGAAGAAGTCGCGGAGGTCGTACTGTTCCTGGCGAGCGACGAGTCGTCGTACGTGACGGGGCACAATCTCGTCGTAGACGGCGGCGTGACCGCCTGA
- a CDS encoding amidohydrolase family protein: MLDNGTLVVDSVSHCFNHTPENHKHANAQRWDDETFDLGEKLLPDSHVPSEEVFYRDHQPEELARLLFLESQIDYTVYHSLPLDDYFHDGYVSREKGFEFRDQNPERVGMYVDINPLEDDAVDQVEYYVNEKDVDGIKLYPARYQNGQDLSLQLNERSVQPILDKADELDVDTVGIHKFIPFAKAPTKYFRIDDVEEAANKYPDLNFEVIHVGFSFLEETIWAMASNDNVYANLENTACLVNTRPRKFAKIMGELLYWVGSDRILFASGATALHPQPPIEGIWDLEMSEDLQAQYDYPDITQEDKENILGKNALELLGKDPDQLRRDIEDDRWAKAREELDQYPAEPWSSYDVPAPQA; the protein is encoded by the coding sequence ATGTTAGACAACGGAACGTTGGTAGTGGACTCTGTTTCCCACTGCTTCAACCACACCCCGGAGAACCACAAGCACGCGAACGCTCAACGATGGGACGACGAGACGTTCGACCTCGGCGAGAAACTCCTGCCCGACAGTCACGTCCCTTCCGAGGAGGTGTTCTACCGCGACCACCAACCCGAGGAACTGGCTCGTCTGCTCTTCCTCGAGAGTCAGATCGACTACACGGTGTACCACTCGCTGCCGCTGGACGACTACTTCCACGACGGCTACGTCTCCCGGGAGAAGGGCTTCGAGTTCCGCGACCAGAACCCCGAGCGAGTCGGAATGTACGTCGACATCAACCCGCTCGAAGACGACGCGGTCGACCAGGTCGAGTACTACGTCAACGAGAAAGACGTCGACGGCATCAAACTCTACCCCGCCCGGTACCAGAACGGTCAGGACCTCTCGCTCCAACTGAACGAGCGCTCCGTCCAACCGATACTCGACAAGGCCGACGAACTCGACGTCGACACCGTCGGCATCCACAAGTTCATCCCGTTCGCGAAGGCCCCGACCAAGTACTTCCGCATCGACGACGTGGAGGAAGCCGCGAACAAGTACCCCGACCTAAACTTCGAGGTCATCCACGTCGGATTCTCCTTCCTCGAGGAGACCATCTGGGCGATGGCGAGCAACGACAACGTCTACGCGAACCTCGAAAACACCGCGTGTCTGGTGAACACCCGTCCGCGGAAGTTCGCCAAGATAATGGGAGAACTGCTCTACTGGGTCGGTTCGGACCGCATCCTCTTCGCCAGCGGTGCGACGGCACTGCATCCACAGCCACCCATCGAGGGTATCTGGGACCTCGAGATGTCCGAAGACCTGCAGGCACAGTACGACTACCCCGACATCACCCAAGAGGACAAAGAGAACATCCTCGGGAAGAACGCCCTCGAACTCCTCGGCAAGGACCCCGACCAACTTCGCCGCGACATCGAAGACGACCGATGGGCGAAGGCGCGCGAGGAACTCGACCAGTACCCCGCCGAACCGTGGTCTAGCTACGACGTTCCCGCCCCACAAGCATGA
- a CDS encoding iron-sulfur cluster assembly protein translates to MSSSSHVTPDEEFTNERKERIKDELGKVLDPCSCMSDHPISILDLGLVENIDVDSDVVHVDLLLTSQLCTYFLDMSDEIVERVEGLEGIERVEVHQDTSGQVWTPDRMSENERQTRRERLRTRMEEAGIEPYAKRTN, encoded by the coding sequence ATGAGTTCCAGCAGCCACGTCACCCCGGACGAAGAGTTCACGAACGAACGCAAGGAGCGAATCAAGGACGAACTCGGGAAGGTCCTCGACCCGTGTAGCTGTATGAGCGACCATCCCATCAGCATCCTCGACCTCGGACTCGTCGAGAACATCGACGTAGATAGCGACGTCGTCCACGTCGACTTGCTCTTGACCTCACAGCTGTGCACGTACTTCCTCGACATGAGCGACGAGATCGTAGAGCGCGTCGAGGGGTTAGAGGGAATCGAGCGCGTGGAGGTCCACCAGGACACGAGCGGACAGGTGTGGACGCCCGACCGGATGTCGGAGAACGAACGACAGACGCGCCGCGAACGACTCCGGACGCGCATGGAGGAGGCGGGCATCGAACCGTACGCGAAACGAACCAACTGA
- a CDS encoding AMP-binding protein gives MPAEPPEETSVVHEPSDEFVESTNVWRFMQEYGIDDYDDLLETTNGDVEWFWDELVDYLGVEFYEEYDAVRDDSEGPQFTEWYPGGRMNIAHNVLDRHAAVDSETRNKVATIWESEQGDVREVTYHELHRQSNKVANALEERGIETGDTVGLYMPMVPEVVSILYGCFKVGAIAVPIFSGFGVDAAATRIADSECSVLFTGDGFSRRGSELTLKGTADDAIEAAGYVEHTIVFDRLGADVPWDETRDEWWDDAVESQAGAYETKELDANRESMLLYSSGTTGTPKGIVHTHAGVQMQTAKEIHFGFDHEPSDRFFWVSDIGWMMGPWTLIGNHTFGGTIFMYEGAPDYPDPNRFWEMIDRHGLTVFGVSPTAIRALRKHGDEYVEAHDLSSLRLLGSTGEPWDSESWMWFYENVGGGEAPIINISGGTEICGCFLMPMPIQSLKPCTLGGPGLGMDVDIVDDDGESIADAHERGHLVARDSCPSTTKSLWSGDDRYLEEYWSTWEGLWDHGDWAQKDEDGLWFLHGRADDALNVAGRKVGPAEIEGVLIEHDAVNQAAAVGVDDETTGTAVVAYVVLEDGVEPSDGLRAELRELVGEEHGKPFRPRELLFVSEFPKTQSGKIIRRAISAIYQGEQFGDMSSIENPEALEEVEAAR, from the coding sequence ATGCCAGCAGAGCCTCCCGAAGAGACATCAGTAGTGCACGAACCGTCCGACGAGTTCGTCGAATCGACGAACGTCTGGCGGTTCATGCAGGAGTACGGCATCGACGACTACGACGACCTACTCGAGACGACGAACGGCGACGTCGAGTGGTTCTGGGACGAACTCGTCGACTACCTCGGCGTCGAGTTCTACGAGGAGTACGACGCGGTCCGAGACGACTCGGAGGGCCCGCAGTTCACCGAGTGGTACCCCGGTGGGAGGATGAACATCGCCCACAACGTCCTCGACAGACACGCCGCCGTCGACAGCGAGACGCGGAACAAAGTCGCCACCATCTGGGAGAGCGAACAGGGAGACGTCCGTGAGGTAACCTACCACGAACTCCACCGGCAGTCGAACAAGGTGGCCAACGCGCTGGAAGAACGGGGAATCGAGACGGGCGACACCGTCGGGTTGTACATGCCGATGGTGCCCGAAGTCGTCTCCATCCTCTACGGCTGTTTCAAAGTCGGAGCCATCGCGGTCCCCATCTTCTCCGGCTTCGGCGTCGACGCCGCGGCCACCCGGATCGCGGACTCGGAGTGTTCGGTCCTCTTCACGGGCGACGGGTTCTCCCGCCGCGGGAGCGAACTGACGCTCAAAGGGACCGCCGACGACGCCATCGAAGCGGCGGGCTACGTCGAACACACCATCGTCTTCGACCGACTCGGGGCCGACGTCCCGTGGGACGAAACCCGCGACGAGTGGTGGGACGACGCCGTGGAGTCGCAGGCCGGCGCGTACGAGACGAAGGAACTCGACGCGAACCGAGAGTCGATGCTGCTGTACTCCTCCGGAACGACTGGCACGCCGAAAGGAATCGTCCACACGCACGCGGGCGTGCAGATGCAGACGGCCAAGGAGATACACTTCGGCTTCGACCACGAGCCCTCGGACCGGTTCTTCTGGGTGTCGGACATCGGCTGGATGATGGGGCCGTGGACGCTCATCGGCAACCACACCTTCGGCGGGACCATCTTCATGTACGAGGGCGCACCGGACTACCCGGACCCGAACCGCTTCTGGGAGATGATCGACCGCCACGGCCTCACCGTGTTCGGTGTCTCGCCGACTGCGATACGCGCGCTCCGAAAGCACGGCGACGAGTACGTAGAGGCACACGACCTCTCGTCGCTCAGACTCCTCGGATCCACCGGGGAACCGTGGGACTCCGAGTCGTGGATGTGGTTCTACGAGAACGTCGGCGGGGGCGAAGCGCCAATCATCAACATCTCCGGAGGGACCGAAATCTGCGGGTGCTTCCTCATGCCGATGCCAATCCAATCGCTCAAGCCGTGCACGCTCGGCGGGCCGGGACTCGGGATGGACGTCGACATCGTCGACGACGACGGGGAGAGCATCGCCGACGCGCACGAACGGGGCCACCTGGTCGCGCGCGACTCCTGCCCGTCGACGACGAAGTCGCTGTGGTCGGGTGACGACCGCTACCTCGAGGAGTACTGGTCGACGTGGGAAGGTCTCTGGGACCACGGCGACTGGGCGCAGAAGGACGAGGACGGCCTCTGGTTCCTCCACGGCCGGGCGGACGACGCTCTCAACGTTGCCGGTCGGAAGGTCGGCCCTGCCGAGATAGAGGGCGTCCTCATCGAACACGACGCGGTGAACCAGGCGGCTGCCGTCGGCGTCGACGACGAGACGACGGGGACGGCCGTCGTCGCCTACGTCGTCCTCGAAGACGGCGTCGAGCCTTCGGACGGACTCCGCGCGGAACTCCGGGAACTCGTCGGCGAGGAACACGGGAAGCCGTTCCGTCCGCGGGAGCTGTTGTTCGTCTCGGAGTTCCCGAAGACGCAGTCGGGGAAGATCATCCGCCGCGCCATCTCCGCCATCTATCAGGGCGAGCAATTCGGCGACATGAGCAGCATCGAGAACCCGGAGGCGCTCGAAGAAGTGGAGGCGGCGCGGTAG
- a CDS encoding gamma carbonic anhydrase family protein: MRERLYGEEPFVADSAFTSKKAYLIGDVAVGPRASLWPFVCLRGDGGPVTVGEETNVQEFSMLHGATLGDEVTVGHNVVVDFATVGDHSLVGMQSAVLKGATVESNCIVAAGSVVLQDQTIPEGHLAYGAPAETKPLTDAQRDEISRVHEHYVELGREYKSTGRFE, from the coding sequence ATGCGAGAGAGACTCTACGGAGAAGAACCGTTCGTCGCGGACTCGGCGTTCACGTCGAAGAAGGCGTACCTGATCGGTGACGTGGCTGTCGGCCCGCGAGCGAGTCTGTGGCCGTTCGTCTGCCTGCGGGGAGACGGTGGCCCGGTGACGGTGGGTGAGGAGACGAACGTCCAGGAGTTCTCGATGCTGCACGGGGCGACGTTGGGCGACGAAGTGACCGTCGGTCACAACGTCGTCGTCGACTTCGCTACCGTCGGGGACCACTCCCTCGTCGGGATGCAGAGCGCCGTCCTCAAGGGCGCGACGGTGGAGTCGAACTGCATCGTCGCCGCCGGGTCCGTCGTCCTGCAGGACCAGACGATTCCCGAGGGTCACCTCGCCTACGGCGCGCCCGCGGAGACGAAACCCCTCACCGACGCCCAACGCGACGAGATATCGCGCGTGCACGAACACTACGTCGAACTCGGGCGAGAGTACAAATCGACCGGTCGGTTCGAGTAG
- a CDS encoding Zn-ribbon domain-containing OB-fold protein has product MTADASREAGGAKSVDHETWLDAVASGDGFSLVCPEGHGWLPPRRVCKTCGSTTLERMPLPASGTVETYTEITVPAPRFSHEDAVAVAIADFGTVRVTGRLRGVEYDDVERGTAVEPGVERSGQEDERIVVLRPR; this is encoded by the coding sequence GTGACCGCTGACGCGTCCCGCGAGGCCGGCGGCGCGAAGTCCGTCGACCACGAGACGTGGCTGGACGCCGTCGCGTCGGGCGACGGGTTCTCCCTCGTCTGTCCGGAGGGACACGGCTGGCTCCCGCCGCGACGGGTCTGCAAGACGTGCGGATCGACCACCCTCGAACGGATGCCGTTGCCGGCGTCGGGGACGGTCGAGACGTACACCGAGATAACCGTCCCTGCGCCGCGCTTCTCCCACGAAGACGCCGTCGCCGTCGCCATCGCGGACTTCGGGACGGTGCGCGTCACCGGCCGACTGCGCGGCGTCGAGTACGACGACGTCGAACGCGGAACCGCCGTGGAACCGGGCGTCGAGCGCTCCGGACAGGAGGACGAGCGAATCGTGGTCCTTCGGCCTCGGTGA
- a CDS encoding thiolase domain-containing protein, whose translation MQPVRIAGVGLTPLGRHPSRTGRDLFGEAAEAAFADADVPRADVDRLCLGNFVGDVAENQGHQGPLMADAAGITAPATRFENACAAGGSAVRGAVRSIRGGDADVVLVGGVETLTDLGTPRATEALAMAADDLFESRIGVTFPGAYALMARAYLEEHGGTREDLAAISVKNHANAVDNEYAQFRREITVDDVLDAPTIADPLGLYDSCPVTDGAAAAVLVSESYAAENDLSAPVNVTGSGQGGDSLALQDRADLTRTPAAERAAADAYEEAGITAGDVDVAEVHDCFTIAEVLAIESLGFYDSGGGIRAAADGETTADGARPVNLSGGLKAKGHPVGATGVAQLVELTRLLRGDHPMSDAVADASVGVAHNAGGTVASAVVHVVEVDA comes from the coding sequence ATGCAACCAGTTCGCATAGCTGGTGTCGGACTGACACCGCTCGGGAGACATCCGAGTCGAACCGGACGCGACCTCTTCGGGGAAGCCGCGGAGGCGGCGTTCGCCGACGCTGACGTCCCACGTGCGGACGTAGACCGACTGTGTCTGGGCAATTTCGTCGGGGACGTCGCAGAGAACCAGGGCCATCAAGGGCCCCTCATGGCCGACGCAGCGGGGATTACCGCACCCGCCACGCGGTTCGAGAACGCCTGCGCCGCGGGCGGTTCGGCCGTCCGCGGAGCGGTCCGGTCGATCCGCGGCGGCGACGCGGACGTCGTCCTCGTCGGCGGTGTCGAGACGTTGACCGACCTCGGGACGCCGAGAGCCACCGAAGCGCTGGCGATGGCGGCCGACGACCTCTTCGAGAGTCGAATCGGCGTGACGTTCCCGGGAGCGTACGCGCTGATGGCCCGGGCCTACCTCGAAGAACACGGGGGGACGCGTGAGGACTTGGCCGCCATCTCGGTGAAGAACCACGCCAACGCCGTCGACAACGAGTACGCGCAGTTCCGCCGCGAGATAACCGTCGACGACGTCCTCGACGCACCGACCATCGCCGACCCCCTCGGCCTGTACGACTCGTGTCCGGTGACCGACGGTGCGGCCGCGGCCGTCCTCGTCAGTGAGTCGTACGCGGCCGAAAACGACCTCTCGGCACCAGTTAACGTGACGGGGTCCGGACAGGGCGGGGATTCGCTCGCCCTCCAAGACAGGGCGGACCTCACGCGGACGCCCGCGGCGGAACGGGCGGCGGCGGACGCGTACGAGGAAGCCGGTATCACCGCTGGCGACGTGGACGTGGCCGAGGTCCACGACTGCTTCACCATCGCCGAAGTACTCGCCATCGAGTCGCTCGGCTTCTACGATTCGGGAGGTGGAATCCGGGCCGCCGCCGACGGCGAGACCACCGCCGACGGCGCCCGTCCGGTGAACCTCTCCGGCGGGTTGAAAGCCAAAGGGCACCCCGTCGGCGCAACCGGCGTCGCCCAACTCGTCGAACTAACACGGTTGCTCAGGGGCGACCACCCGATGAGTGACGCCGTCGCCGACGCCAGCGTCGGCGTCGCACACAACGCGGGCGGAACCGTCGCCAGCGCCGTCGTCCACGTCGTGGAGGTGGACGCGTGA
- a CDS encoding MFS transporter has product MDRRKKWTLAIFLFVLGDGIAVQTRGALLSTFEQSFAVSESLLGLVAPAGTIGLVLTVLIVGMFSGSLDVKRFLAVGVGVTIASLLLLGTSVSYLTLLVGFLVQGVAFGVFRAFDRPLLGHLYPDQRGRIFNLYAVLWALGATAGPLLVNVVLSLGDWRLTYLVLIVVFLPTAFLLRRLELPAETWTEQRLTLAELRSVLRKPSVVGMVCALVLTGGIEGTLFTWLPFYATQFVPQSTANLLLSGFLVMYIPGRLVYSRLVSHVRSLTLIATLAVTSLPLLFVAFVSPSPIELSVAVLGLGLLVSGFYPTMSAFGVDALPERSGPVNAVAVAANYVGLSVLPVVVGTLSGQFGISTGVRVLFPAMAGVALVVVVTRFRVGGIETRTPERS; this is encoded by the coding sequence ATGGACCGCCGCAAGAAGTGGACGTTAGCCATCTTTCTGTTCGTTCTCGGAGACGGCATCGCCGTACAGACCCGCGGAGCCCTCCTCTCCACCTTCGAGCAATCATTTGCCGTGTCCGAGAGCCTCCTCGGACTCGTCGCTCCGGCGGGCACTATCGGACTCGTCCTGACGGTTCTGATAGTCGGAATGTTCTCGGGAAGCCTCGACGTCAAGCGGTTCCTCGCCGTCGGTGTCGGTGTCACCATCGCGAGCCTCCTCCTGTTGGGTACGTCGGTGTCGTACCTCACGTTGCTCGTCGGGTTTCTCGTCCAGGGGGTTGCGTTCGGAGTGTTCAGAGCGTTCGACAGACCCCTCCTCGGTCACCTCTACCCCGACCAACGAGGCAGGATTTTCAACTTGTACGCTGTCTTGTGGGCCCTCGGGGCGACGGCCGGCCCCCTCCTCGTCAACGTCGTTCTCTCCCTGGGCGACTGGCGACTCACGTACCTCGTGTTGATCGTCGTCTTCCTGCCGACGGCGTTCCTCCTGAGGAGACTCGAATTACCCGCAGAGACGTGGACGGAACAGCGACTGACACTCGCCGAGTTACGGTCCGTGCTGCGAAAGCCCTCTGTCGTCGGGATGGTCTGCGCACTCGTTTTGACCGGCGGTATCGAGGGGACGCTCTTCACGTGGTTACCGTTCTACGCGACGCAGTTCGTCCCGCAGTCGACGGCGAACCTCCTGCTCTCGGGGTTTCTCGTGATGTACATCCCGGGTCGACTGGTGTACAGCCGTCTCGTCTCGCACGTCCGGTCGCTCACCCTCATCGCCACGCTCGCCGTCACGTCGCTTCCGCTTCTCTTCGTCGCCTTCGTCTCGCCGTCACCGATAGAGTTGTCCGTCGCTGTACTAGGGTTGGGTCTCCTCGTGTCCGGGTTCTACCCGACGATGTCCGCCTTCGGCGTCGACGCCCTCCCGGAACGGAGCGGTCCGGTGAACGCAGTCGCCGTCGCTGCGAACTACGTCGGTCTCTCCGTCCTCCCCGTCGTCGTCGGGACGCTCTCGGGGCAGTTCGGTATCTCGACCGGAGTTCGGGTGTTGTTCCCGGCGATGGCCGGCGTCGCACTCGTCGTGGTGGTCACTCGATTCCGCGTCGGCGGTATCGAGACGAGGACTCCCGAACGGAGCTGA
- a CDS encoding universal stress protein codes for MYQILVPVDDDVGRAVAQAEFVTGLPGVPGDVGVTVVHAYRDDGADDDLPPEQSKAVSEALDRLAEAGVEAESREIYLPVSEGILDIASDLAVDHIVLGGRRRSPAGKAIFGSVTQRVILNADLPVTVVGMTD; via the coding sequence ATGTACCAGATACTGGTACCAGTCGACGACGACGTCGGCAGAGCAGTTGCACAGGCAGAATTTGTCACCGGTTTACCGGGCGTCCCCGGCGACGTCGGTGTGACCGTTGTCCACGCCTACCGAGACGACGGTGCCGACGACGACTTACCACCGGAACAGAGCAAAGCGGTCAGCGAGGCGTTGGATCGCCTCGCCGAGGCCGGGGTTGAGGCCGAGTCGCGTGAAATTTATCTCCCCGTCTCGGAGGGGATACTCGACATCGCTTCGGACCTTGCAGTCGACCACATCGTGCTCGGCGGACGGCGACGGAGTCCGGCGGGGAAAGCCATCTTCGGGAGCGTGACTCAACGTGTGATACTCAACGCAGACCTGCCCGTCACCGTCGTCGGCATGACGGACTAA